The Polaromonas sp. SP1 DNA window CAGCGCGCTGCTGGGCCCCCAATGGGTGTTCGAGCGCCTCGACCCGCAACGCTGCACCGGGGTTGCCGGCTCCGAGGTCGCCAGGCGGGTTGCGCTGAAGGAGCGCCTGAATGAACGCATGCTGAAAAGCTCACCGGCCTTTCCTGCAACGACGCTCGGGCTCTAAGCCGGGTATTGGTGCACAGGGGTCCGCCTTGCGGTAGCGATTGGCCGACTAAGGGTTTTCAGGCTTGCATTCATGTTTCTAATATCCGGCATATAATTTAAAGCTGGGTAGAAAGAGCTCGAGTCCTTTCCCCGGTCAAAAATACACTTGAATTCCGGTTCAGGTTTTTTTTTGGCAATTTCCGGAAATTGTTTTCTTAAATATCATCAAGGATCGTAAAAATGAACAAGTCACTCGTCCTGGCAGCTATCGTTGCCGCTGTTGCTCTGGCTGCTTGCGGCAAGAAGGAAGAAGCTCCTGCGCCAGCACCCGCACCAGCTGCTGCTCCAGCACCTGCCGCTGCTCCAGCACCTGCTGCTGACGCATCCGCACCAGCCGCTGCTGCTCCTGCAGCCGACGCAGCTGCTGCTGCCGCCACTGCTGCTGCCAGCGCCGCGAAGTAATTTCTTCAGCGATTCGAAAAAGCCGCCTCATGGCGGCTTTTTTTATGCCTGTTTGTTTTTTTACGCGTGTAGCGTCCGGTCTTCAGGCCTTCAGACGCTGAGCCAGGGGGTGCCGGTGTCGGGTTTTGCCACGACGATGTCTTCCGCACCGCAAGACAGGGTTTCAGCCATCAGGCTTTGAACCAGCGCCGGCCGGTTGTTCTGCGCGCTCAGGTGCGCTGCTACCACGTGCTTCAAGCCCTTATGGGTGACCAGGCGTGCGATGTCCGCCGCCGCCACATTCGAAAGATGGCCGTACTGGCCGCCTACCCGGCGTTTCAGGAAGGGCGGATAAGAGGATTGGGCCAGCATGTCCGTGTCGTGGTTGCACTCCAGCAGCAAGGCATCACAAGCGGCAAGATGCGCCATCACGTGGGCGGTGGCGTGGCCAAGATCCGTCAGGATGCCCAGCTTGGCCGAACCGTCGGTGCAACTGAGCTGCAGTGGTTCACGCGCGTCGTGGGGCACGGTAAAGGGTGTGAGCTGCATGCCGCCCAGGTCGATGACCTGGTTATCGCGTGCCGTGCGAAGCAAGCCGTCAAAATCCGGCGACCCAATGGCGGCGTGGGTGCCGCGGCTCATCCAGACCGGGATGCGGTAGCGCAAGGCCAGTGACCGCGCGCAGCCAATGTGGTCGCCGTGCTCATGTGTCACAAATACGGCGTGGATGTCTTGCGGCTGCAGGCCGGCTTCACCCAGGCGATAGAGCAGGTGCTTGAGGCCCAGCCCGCAATCGATGAGGACACGCAAGGGAGCGGTCCCCACCGCTTCGACCACTGTGGCATTGCCCGAACTGCCGCTGCCCAGGCTTTTGAACCTTAACACCGCGGTGGAAGACCTCTGTCTGGGGAGCCGGGCCGCGAGCGGGTTCTTATTTCAGGTCGTCGGCGATCACCTGCACAATGCGCTGCGCATTGGCAGACGCTTCAGGCGCGCCCTGGGCGTTAAGGACCGCCACCGTGGTGCTTTCACCCTGGCTCTTGACGGTGATCTGGTACTTCAAAGGTGGTACGGCAGCAGGGGAGCCGCTGAACAGCTTGCTGAAGAAACCAGGTTCGGTCTTGTTTGCGACGGGCTCGACATAACGCACGAAGTAAGTACCTTTGCTGCGGTCGCGGTCTTCGACGGTGAAGCCGGTGCGGTCCAGGGCCAGGCCGACCCGGCGCCAGGCGCGCTCAAAACCTTCGTCGATCTGGACGACAGGCTGGTTGTTGACGGTGGCGATGCGGGAGGTCTGCCTTGGCGTGCCGGCCGCCACCAGGGCTTTTGATTGCTCTTGCGTCACGCCCAGTTTGACCATCAGGCGGCGCAGGAATTCGGCCTCAAGTTCAGGGTCTGCGGGGCGGGGCTGCCATACCGTGCTGTCGCCGGTAGACGCGCCGCTTTTTGCGCCGGTGATGACTTCCACCATGCCGCGGTGGCTGACATAAATTTCGGTGCCGCCGTCGGTGCGGCGCTCCAGCCGGGTGCGGAACTTGTCGCGCTCGCCGGTCGAGTAAAGGCCGTCAAGCACTTTGCCCAGGGCGCTGCGGATGAAGTCTTGCGGGAGCTTGGCGCGGTTCTCGGCGTAATCTGTTTCCATGATGCCGAGGTTTTCCTGGTCTTGCGACAGCAGGAAGCCGCTCTCCAGCCAGAAATCACGGACAGGGCCCCAGAGCTTGTCGGCGGGACGGTTCACGACCAGCCAGCGCTGGCTGCCCGCGCGTTCAATGCGCACGTCGCCCACGCTCACCGCTGCGGTTTGCACCGCCTGGGCGGGTTGCCCCACCTGGTAGTTGCTGGCGGACACCGCCGTGCCGGGCACCACGTAACGGGTTTCACGGCTGAGCTGCGTGAGGTCGGGAGGAACATCCAGGGATGGGCCCTTCGCGCCGCTCGTCTTGTAGTCGACGCGCTCGCCGTCCATGACATCCCTGAGGGTGGAGCAGCCGGCGAGCAGGCTGAGGGCAACCAGTGCAGACACGGTTGCGGTGCTCCGGGCTTTTGAAAATGCAGGACGTGTTGACGATATCTTCACTTGGGTTCCCTTAAAAATCAGATCAGGCAAGTCAAATCAGGCCGCAGGCGCGCAGCGCGCCTTCGACGGCAGCTTCGTTCGAAGTTTCCAGCGGCGTCATCGGCAGGCGCAGCGTGCCACCGCAAAGGCGCATGCGGGCCATGGCCCACTTGACGGGAATCGGGTTGGCTTCGACAAAGAGGTTTCGATGCAGCGGCAGCAGCTTTAGTTGCAGTTCCATGGCGCGCCGGGCGTCGCCTGCCACGGCGGCAACGCACAGTTCGTGCATGAGGCGCGGCGCGACGTTGGCCGTCACGCTGACATTGCCCTGGCCGCCGCACAACATCAGCGCCACGGCGGTCGGGTCGTCGCCGGAATACACGGCAAAGCCCTTGGGCACTTCCTTGATCAGCCACTGCGCACGTTCGATGTTGCCGGTGGCTTCCTTGATGCCGACAATGCCGGGCACCTGGGCCAGGCGCAGCACGGTGGCATGCGCCATATCGGCCACGGTGCGGCCGGGGACGTTGTAAAGCACGGTCGGCAGGTCGCCCACGGCCTCGGCGATCGCCTTGAAGTGGCGGTACTGGCCTTCCTGGGTGGGCTTGTTGTAGTAGGGGACGACCTGCAACTGGCAGTCGGCGCCGACCCCTTTGGCGAATTTGGCGAGCTCGATGGCTTCGGCGGTGGAGTTCGCGCCGCAGCCGGCCATGATGGGCACGCGCTTTTTGGCCTGCTCGACCGACACCCGGATGATTTCGCAGTGCTCTTCGACATTAACGGTAGGGGACTCGCCAGTGGTTCCCACCACGCCAATGCAGTCGGTTCCCTCGGCGATGTGCCAGTCGACCAGCTTGCGCAATGTGGGGTAATCAACGCTGCCGTCTTCGTGCAAGGGCGTTGCCAGTGCAACGATGCTGCCAGTAATGGGTTTCATGCTTTGCTTGTAATCGTTCGCGGCCTGGGGAGGGTCTGGCCGCATGACTGCCGGCCGGCTCCAGAAAGCCAATCCTGCATTCTACCCAGAGCCTAGGGCAGTAAATACCGGGCCGGGGCGGGCAAACCCGCAGTCGCGGGGGCGTCACGCACGGCGGCGATGCGCTGGATGAAGCGCGGCGGGGTTTCATGGAAACCTTCTTCGAAAGCCACCACCCGCAAGCCTTGGCAAACCTCGAGCAATTCACCGGGCCGCAGCAAAAAGTCGGGCCGCGACGGCTTGCCGACCGTTTCATTGCCCTGCGTAAAAGTTTCGTAAATCAGCACGCCGCCCGGCGCGAGGCTGGCCACGAGGGTAGGCAGCAGCGGGCGCCAGAGGTAATTGGTGACGATGACGGCGTCAAACTGGCGGCCCGCAAAAGGCCAGGGGCCGCCTTCGATATCCGCCACCACGGCTTCAAAGGCCGTGGCGGGAAGCTGGTTTGCTATGAAATCGATAGCGTCTTGTGCACGATCCACAAGGGCCAGAGGGTGATTTCGTTCATAAAACCAGCGTGCGTGGCGTCCGTGGCCGCAGGCGACGTCCAGCACGACGCCGCGCTTGGGCACCAGGTGTGACCAACGTTGCACCCAGGCGGAGGGCGGCTCCGTTCCGTGCAAAGCTCCCGTCATGTTGGTTTGACGTCGTCTTTCAGCGCCGCCAGCGCCATCGCTTCCACCCGGCCGGGCGCAATCAGCTTGAGCCAGCGGCCCAGCTTGCCCTTGGCCGTCATGACGACTTCGCGGTCCCGGCTCGCCATGCCCTGCAGGATGAGGCGGGCGCATTCTTCGACGCTCATGGCGCCGTCTTCTTTCAGGCCGCTGGATCCCGCCGGCACGCCGGCCGCATTGAAGCCGCGGTGCCGGATGTTGGTGGCGACCACGCCCGGGTAGGCCGTGGTCACGCTGACGCCGGCACCCTTCATTTCGGCGCGCAGCGCCTCAAAAAAGCCCACCATGGCAAATTTGGTGGCGCTATAGGCTGTGCGGCCCGGCACGCCGATCAGCCCGGCCAGGCTGGACACGGCCACGATGCTGCCGCGGCGCAGTTTCAGGTGCGGCAAGGCGGCATGGGTGCACCACACGCTGCCCCACAAATTGATGCGCATCAGCTGCTCATACCAGGCAAGATCTTCGGCTTTGACGTCTTCCAGCAGGGCCTGCGCCGACATGCCGGCGTTGTTGATGAGCGCGTCGATGTGGCCGAAGCGCCCGGCGGCGGCGTCGATCAGGTGGCGGCATTGGGCCTCGATGGAGACATCGGTTTTGACGACCAGTGTTTGTGCGCCGCGCGCGGCGCATTGGCCAGCGACCTCCTGGAGCAGCGCTTCGTTGCGCGCGGCCAGCACCAGCGCCACGCCGGCGCCGTGGGTTTGGGCGAGTTGCCGCGCCATCTCGGCGCCTATGCCGTCGGAAGCCCCTGTAATTACTATCGTTTTCATAGCAGCTAGTGCACGTGTTTATTGGGCTGGAGCCCGAAATAACTTAAAAATTCCGGGCCGGCCTTACTTGGAACGCAAGAGTGCAAAGGCTAGAAGCAGGCCCAGATCTGGTTGGCGAGTGTGACCAGGAAATCGGGCCGTGTGTAGAGGGCAAACACCCCCAGCGACGCGATGATCGCGAGCGCCCACAGGCCGATGGTTTTGGCCATGTCAGGCCCCTTGCGGCAGTTTGCCGAGCCCGCCGCG harbors:
- the bamC gene encoding outer membrane protein assembly factor BamC produces the protein MSALVALSLLAGCSTLRDVMDGERVDYKTSGAKGPSLDVPPDLTQLSRETRYVVPGTAVSASNYQVGQPAQAVQTAAVSVGDVRIERAGSQRWLVVNRPADKLWGPVRDFWLESGFLLSQDQENLGIMETDYAENRAKLPQDFIRSALGKVLDGLYSTGERDKFRTRLERRTDGGTEIYVSHRGMVEVITGAKSGASTGDSTVWQPRPADPELEAEFLRRLMVKLGVTQEQSKALVAAGTPRQTSRIATVNNQPVVQIDEGFERAWRRVGLALDRTGFTVEDRDRSKGTYFVRYVEPVANKTEPGFFSKLFSGSPAAVPPLKYQITVKSQGESTTVAVLNAQGAPEASANAQRIVQVIADDLK
- a CDS encoding bifunctional 2-polyprenyl-6-hydroxyphenol methylase/3-demethylubiquinol 3-O-methyltransferase UbiG — encoded protein: MTGALHGTEPPSAWVQRWSHLVPKRGVVLDVACGHGRHARWFYERNHPLALVDRAQDAIDFIANQLPATAFEAVVADIEGGPWPFAGRQFDAVIVTNYLWRPLLPTLVASLAPGGVLIYETFTQGNETVGKPSRPDFLLRPGELLEVCQGLRVVAFEEGFHETPPRFIQRIAAVRDAPATAGLPAPARYLLP
- a CDS encoding SDR family oxidoreductase, coding for MKTIVITGASDGIGAEMARQLAQTHGAGVALVLAARNEALLQEVAGQCAARGAQTLVVKTDVSIEAQCRHLIDAAAGRFGHIDALINNAGMSAQALLEDVKAEDLAWYEQLMRINLWGSVWCTHAALPHLKLRRGSIVAVSSLAGLIGVPGRTAYSATKFAMVGFFEALRAEMKGAGVSVTTAYPGVVATNIRHRGFNAAGVPAGSSGLKEDGAMSVEECARLILQGMASRDREVVMTAKGKLGRWLKLIAPGRVEAMALAALKDDVKPT
- the dapA gene encoding 4-hydroxy-tetrahydrodipicolinate synthase; the encoded protein is MKPITGSIVALATPLHEDGSVDYPTLRKLVDWHIAEGTDCIGVVGTTGESPTVNVEEHCEIIRVSVEQAKKRVPIMAGCGANSTAEAIELAKFAKGVGADCQLQVVPYYNKPTQEGQYRHFKAIAEAVGDLPTVLYNVPGRTVADMAHATVLRLAQVPGIVGIKEATGNIERAQWLIKEVPKGFAVYSGDDPTAVALMLCGGQGNVSVTANVAPRLMHELCVAAVAGDARRAMELQLKLLPLHRNLFVEANPIPVKWAMARMRLCGGTLRLPMTPLETSNEAAVEGALRACGLI
- a CDS encoding MBL fold metallo-hydrolase: MLRFKSLGSGSSGNATVVEAVGTAPLRVLIDCGLGLKHLLYRLGEAGLQPQDIHAVFVTHEHGDHIGCARSLALRYRIPVWMSRGTHAAIGSPDFDGLLRTARDNQVIDLGGMQLTPFTVPHDAREPLQLSCTDGSAKLGILTDLGHATAHVMAHLAACDALLLECNHDTDMLAQSSYPPFLKRRVGGQYGHLSNVAAADIARLVTHKGLKHVVAAHLSAQNNRPALVQSLMAETLSCGAEDIVVAKPDTGTPWLSV